The Thermus aquaticus genome segment CAAGCGTGCCCGCCAAGAGGCGTAGATGGGCTCATCGCCTGGGAGGAGGGACGGGAGGTCCAGGGGAAGCAGGTGGGGGATGGAGCGAGCGGCCTCCAGGGAGAGGGCTAGGTCCAAGCGGCATCCCTCCAGGACGTACCGCCGGCCGTAGGTGCGCACCGGGGCGTTCTTCGAGCGCAGGCGGTGGAGAGCGGTGTGGACGGCGTGGGCCCGCCCTTCGTCCCCGTAGACCCTTTCCGCCAGCTCACCGGGCGTGGCCGGCCCTTCCAAGAGGCCCAGGAGGACCAGGGTCTCCACCTCCGTGAGCCGGATGGGCTCGTGGCCAGGGAGGTAGAGAGCCCTATCCCTTAGGGATAGGACGGGGCCACTCCACGGGGAGAGGCGGAGGAGGCGCAGGCTTGGAGCCACCTTGGCCCTGGCCTCCTCCGGCACGGGCCGCCCCAGGACCACCGAGGCCAGAAGGCCGTTCTCGCGAGGTTCTCTGGCGGCTTCCTCCAGGAGCGGCCTGGCCAGGTCCGGTCTCCCACTAAAGAGGTGCCAAAGGGCCGTGTGGAACTTGGGGGGTTCAAAGCCCACCTCTTGCGCGCGGGCCTCGAGGGCATCCAGTAGGGCTTTGGCTTCGGTCAGGAGCCCCTGGGCCAGGCGCACCTCCACGAGCAGTTCCATGGCGAACCGCCATACATCCCAAAGGGGCCACAGAAGGGCTTCCTCTATGCCCCGCTCCAGCTCATCCACGGCGCTCTGGAGTTGGTCCAGGAAGGCGAAGACGTGGGCCCGCTCCACGTGGGCGTAGGGCAGGACGAACCGGGTACCCCGGTGCCCCTCGGCCAGGACCCGTTCTGAGGCGGCGAGAACCTCTTCGGCGGAACCCTCTTCGCGGAAGAGGGCCCAGACCATGGCCTGCAAGAACGCCACGGCCCGGTGGGGGTACCCGGCCTGCAGGGAAAGCTCCAACCCCTCCCTGGCCAAGGTGTAGTTGGGGCTGATGTAGAGCTGGAAAGAGCGCACCGCCAGATGCTGCGCGGGGAAGGGGGCGCTTTCGGAGAGGAGGGCCGCCACCTCGTCGTCCACCTTTTCCCCGAGGGCGTGCCGGGCTGCCAGCGCCACCCGGGTGGCCAGGATCCTCTCCAGGGGGCAGGTGGCCTGGGCTATGGCCTGGGTGGCCAGGTCTTTGGCCTGGGTTGCCTTTTCCGAGCGGAAGGCGTGCAGGGCCCGCGTCACCAGGGACAGGCTGTCCCCACCCGCCAGCCGGAGGGCCTTCGCCGACTCCCCCCGCTCCAGATAGGCCAGGGCCAGGAGGCCCCTCAGGGGCCCCAGGCTTTCCTCAGGGAGGGGGGCGAGCCAGGCCACCACCTCCGGCCACCGGCTTTCTTCCAGCCAGGCCTTGGCCCGGGGCAGGGCCAGGCGGACCACCTCCTCCGGACGTTGGACGAGGGCGTACAGGCGGGCGGCTTGCTCCGGGTGGAGGTCCTCAATGGCCCGGGCGTTTTGCAGGAGAACGGATTCGTCCGCCCGGGCCAGGAGGGCCTCCTTGAGGACGTCGTGGGGCCAGCAGGTGCCGCCCTTAGCCCTCTGGATGGGAAGGCCATGGACGGCCACGAGGTGATGGTAGGAGAGGCCCCTGGCCTCCAGGTCCTTAGGCCGCCAGAAAGGGAGGCCCGCCAGGGATACCAGGGCCTCCCGCTCCCCAGGGGGCATGGCGGCGAGCCGCCGCTCCACCTCTTCCTCCAAGGGGCGGGGCGCGAATCCCGTGCGGGCCAGGAGCTCTTCCGGACCCCACACCTCCGCCTCCCCCGAGGCCACGAGGCGGGGCAGAAGGCGGAAGGGGAGGAGGTCCCGCCCCGCCAGGTACAGGCGCGCCCCGGGGTGTTGGAGGAGGCCCAAGAGGAAGTCCGCCCCCTCGGGCGTGAGGTGGTGGACATCGTCCACCCGGAGGTGGAACTCGGAGCCGGGCAGCCCGTCCAGGAGCGCCCGCATCAGCTTGGCGGGAGGACCGGGCGGGGGAGTCTGGCCCAAGAGGGCGCGGTACACCAGCCTCAAGACCTCTTCCGGGGCGCCTTCCCCGGGCAGAAGCCCCACCCAGGCCCCGGGCAGGGTGGCCAAATAGGTGGTCTTTCCATACCCCGCCGGCGCCTCTATGGCAACAATCCGCGGCATTTGGTATCATGGTACTTGCCCTAGAGGGTCCTAGTCCCGGGGGTGAACGGTCTCGACGGGGGTCGCCGAAGGCAGGGTTGCGCGCCGAGGTGCGGGTGGCCTCGTAAAAACCCGCAAAGCCACAAAGGCCAACAAGCCTGCTTACCGTCTCGCGGCTTAATGACCGCGACGCCACGCCCCCTACCCCAGGCGAAGCGCAAGGGGGCTCGCCTCTGGCCGCCCGCCCCTAGGCCAAGCCAGGGGGACACCTGAAGGTGGGGCTACGCGCGTAGAGGCCCGCCGTAGGGACCTTCGGACGGGGGTTCAACTCCCCCCACCTCCACCAAAAAGGCGCCTTCGGGCGCCTTTCCGCTTTGGGGCCCCGAGCCCACATAAACCGCGTTGTGAGCCGTTGTGAGCCTGGCCCGGTACGGTGGGGCCATGGTGAAGGTAAGCGAGGCTACAAACGGCTACACGGCTTTTAGGCTTTCCCCTTCCTCGGAGAAGCTCGCCGTGGTGGTGAGCGCCCAGACCCTCAGGAGCCTGGTGCAGAGCGGCAGGGGGACCGTGATCCAGCCCCTCGAGGCCGCCGTGGTGCCCATGGCGGCCCTAGAGGATTACGCCAGGGAGGAGCTGGAGGCTTTTGAGGCCACCCACCTGGAGGAGATGCCCCCGTCCACCGTGCAGGCCGAGGTGCGCTTCGTCCACGACCCCGACGGGCCCATGATCTGGGTGGTCCTGCAGCGGGCCAGCGGGCTACCTGTACTCCTCGAGGCGGTCCTGGACCCGGAGATGGTGAGCTAGGGGGCCTAGCGGCCCCACGGGGAGGGGCGTGGACAGGCTAACCCAGGCCATAGAGGGCGTGGACCTCCCCGACCTGGTGGCCCGGCTTTGGCCAGAATCGGGGGCCAGGCCAGGAAGGCCAGGCCTCTACCGGGCCGCTTGGCGGGGGGACCGGAAGCCCTCCCTCTCCCTGTTCCGGGCCCGGGGGGTGTGGTTCTTCCGGGACCACGCCACCGGGCAAAGCGGCAACGCCTACCACCTCCTCAGGGCCGCGGGCCTCAGCAAGGAGGAGGCGGTGGCCATCCTCCTTGGCGAGAGGCCTCTGCCCGAGCTTCCCAGGCCTCCCAAGCGGGAGAGGCCCAGGGCCAGGCCCCCCGTGGACCTGGAGAAGGCGCTGGCCGAGGCCCAGGCCCGGCTCAGGGGGGAGAAGGCCCTGCCCAAGGTCCTGGAGGGGCGGGGGATCGCCTTCGAGGAGGCGGTGGACCTGGGGATGGGGCTCTCCCCGGAGGGAGACCTCCTCCTGCCCATCTACGACCCCGAGGGGCGGGTGGTGGCGGTCAAGGTGCGGCACCAAGAGCCCAGGGACGGGCAGCGCTACCGCTACCTCACCCGGGGCAGCGGCACCCCTCCCTGGTACGGGCCCGGCTTCGGCCACCGGAACGCCCTCCTCGTGGTGGAGGGGGAGCTCAACGCCGTGGCCCTGTACCTAGCCGTGGGGGACCTTCTGGACGTGGTGGGCGTGGCCGGGGTCAACGGCACCCTGCCTGAGCCAGACGGTAGGCCCACCTTCCTCCTCCTGGATGGGGACGAGGCGGGGCAGAAGGCGGCGGAGAGGTGGCAGGCCGCCCTGGGGGGGCACGTCCTGCCCCCCCTGGAGGGAGGGGACGCGTGCGATGTGGCCGCTCGGGCCGGGCGCGAGGCCCTCAGGAAGGAGGTCCTGGCCCGGGTGGCCCAAGCCCTTTTGGAGAGCGTATAGCATGATGGGTATGGAACGCGTCTATGTGGAGGTCCCGGGAGGCCGGGTCCTGGTCTCCGAGGCGGGGGTTTTCGCCATCGCCCAAGAGGCCCGCCAGGCGGAGGCCCTGGGGCGGGAGGTCTACGCCCGGCTCGGCCTCCCCGTGGTGCCCCTGGTGGTGAGCCCCAGGGAGGGCTACCGAGAGGGGGTCCTGCACGTGGCCGACCTCGAGGGCCACCTCCAGGGCCTGCCCCGGGTCCTCACCCCCGAGGAGGTCCAGGCCATCGCCCGCTTCCTGAGAGGGGAAGGGGAGAGGCCCCGGGCGCGGCTCAGGTACCCGGCGGAGCCCGGCGGGGAGGGAGGTTCCGTGGCCACGGCGGCGCAGGCCAGGCAGGTCTTAGCTACAAAGGAGGCCATTCCAGAGCCCCGTGTAGCTAAGACGGCCCCGCCCCGCCCTTCGCCCTTCCTCTTCCTCGCCTTCCCCCCCATCCTCTACGCCGCCTACACCGGGGGCCTGGTGGGACTGCCCGGCCTCATCTCCGCTTTGTGGTTCCTGATGGAGCAGGACCGGCTCCGTCGGGAAGGGGGGGATGAGGAAGGCTACGCCATCCACTTCAGCTTCGTCTTCCAGGGCCTGGCCCTTTCCGCCCTCCTGGGCGCCTTCGGCCCGGGGGCCCTCCACGGCCTGGGAAGCGGCCTGGCCTTCGCCCTCCTCCCCGCCCTCTACGGGGTCCTGGCCGCCTACCGGCCCCTCTTCGCCGGCGAGGCGGCCCGCCTCTACGCCCTGGTCTGGGGCGACGCCTTCCCCTGGCTGGTGCCCCTGGGACTGGTCCTCACCTTCCCGGCCTTCGCGGACGGGGTCCTGGAGGCCCTGAAGGCGCCCCTCCCCGTGGCCTTGGTGGGCTTGGCCGTCCTGGTCCTCTTCGGGAGGAGCCTGGACCGGAAATAGCAACAATGGGTTGTCCCCACAAGAACTTTGTGGCAACATAGAGGCGTATGAGGAAGACCCTGGTAGCGGCGGCGCTTTTGCTTTTGGGTGCGGTCCAGGCGCAGAGCCCCGTGGTCCTCAAGACCTATTACGCCGAGGACCTGACGAGAAGCCCGGGGCTCATTGAGGTCTCCCCCGGCTTCACCACCGTCCTGGACTTCTGGGACACCGTGGACGCGGCCTTCAGCGCCAAACGGGAGCTCCTCCGCATTGAGGGGGGCGGAAGCAGGCTCCTCCTCTCGGCGGGCCTCCTGGGCACCGCAGCGGGGCCCACCCCCGTCAAGACCGGGAGCACGGACCTGGTCGTGGAGGTGGCCGGCAGGACCCTCCTCTTCACCGTGCGCATCAGCCCGGGGGAGTACCCCAGGCGCTACCAGATCCTCCTCAAGCGGGAACGGGCGGCCACCTATGGGGTCTCTACCCCGGTCCAGGTCCAGCCGGCTCCCGCGCCGGCCCCCCAGCCCGCCCCCAAAGGCAGCGCGCCCCAGGCTAAGCCCACGCCCGCCCCGGCTCCTCAGCCCGAGCCCCGGGTAGCCTTCGTGACCACGGTGCAGGCCCCCTCCGACGCTTCGGGGAAGGTAACCATCTTCTTCAACCTGGAAAACCAGGGGGGCTACCCGGTGAGCTTCGCCCTCAACGACCTCCAGGTCCTGCAGGGGGGCAAGCCCCTGAAGGTGGAGGTGCGGCGGGACCCCCTGAAGGCGGTGTTGGGGCCCGGCGAGGGGCAGAGCGGGGTCATCGTGGTCTACGGGGCCAGGCCCGGGGAACTCCTCCTCAGGTGGCGGGGCGTGGAGCTAGGGCCCGGCCGGACCTTCGTCCTGGAGAGGACCCTGCTGGGCACGGCCCTGGAGATCCAGGTCTCCCCGGAGAGATGAGCCCGGAAGAGGTCCTGACCCTGCTGGCCCCCTGGCTGGAAGGCCCCTTCACCCTGGAGGAGGCCAGGGAGCGCTACGGCCCCCTGGTGGAGAAGGCCCTGAAGGCGCGGGCCCTGAAGCCCGTGCCCACCCGCTTTGGGGAGGTCCTGGTGCCTTCGGGCAAGGGGCGGAGGGCCCTGGGCCTGA includes the following:
- a CDS encoding toprim domain-containing protein, coding for MDRLTQAIEGVDLPDLVARLWPESGARPGRPGLYRAAWRGDRKPSLSLFRARGVWFFRDHATGQSGNAYHLLRAAGLSKEEAVAILLGERPLPELPRPPKRERPRARPPVDLEKALAEAQARLRGEKALPKVLEGRGIAFEEAVDLGMGLSPEGDLLLPIYDPEGRVVAVKVRHQEPRDGQRYRYLTRGSGTPPWYGPGFGHRNALLVVEGELNAVALYLAVGDLLDVVGVAGVNGTLPEPDGRPTFLLLDGDEAGQKAAERWQAALGGHVLPPLEGGDACDVAARAGREALRKEVLARVAQALLESV